Part of the Bacteroidota bacterium genome is shown below.
CCATCGTGGAAGAAACCACTTTCGAAAAAGTGATCGCGTTCATGGATGCGCATGCGGAGGCAGGCGCGCTCGGCGTACAGATGATTGACGGCAAAGGAAATTTTCTGCCGGAATCGAAACGAGGGTTGCCAACACCGGCAGTTGCATTTTACAAAATGTGCGGACTCGCGAAATTATTTCCACGCTCAAAAAAATTCGGGCGCTATCACCTCGGCTATCTCGACCGCAACCAGACGAATAAAGTTGAAATTCTTTCCGGCGCATTCATGCTGCTCCGAAAAAAAGCGCTCGACAAAGCAGGATTACTCGATGAGGATTATTTCATGTACGGCGAGGACATTGATCTTTCTTACCGCATTCTGCTCGCCGGATTCAAAAATTATTATTTCCACGACACGCGTATCATTCACTACAAAGGAGAATCGACGAGGAAAAGTACAGTGAATTATGTATTTGTTTTTTACCGCGCGATGATCGTCTTCGCAAAAAAACATTTCTCGCAGAAAAATGCGCGGCTGTTTTCCATTCTTATCAATTTCGCCGTGTGGTTGCGCGCGGGCGCGGCCATAGTCACGCGCTTCATCCGCGCTATTGCGCTTCCTGCTTTTGACGCTGCTGTTCTTTTAACCGGGCTCTATTTCATCAAATCATATTACGAATCAAACATCCGTTTCACTGCAGGCGGATCGTATTCTTCTCACGTGGTGAATATTTTTTTCCCGGTGTACGTGGTCGTCTGGCTCACGTCGGTTTATTTCAGCGGTGGTTATGACAAGCCGATACGCGTGTTGAAAATTGCGCGTGGAATTTTTGTGGGCACAGCCGCCATTCTCATCATGTATGCGCTGCTGCCCGAAGATCTTCGTTTCTCGAGAGCGCTCATTCTTTTCGGTTCGGGTTGGGCGCTCGCCAGTTTATTTCTCTCGCGGTTTTTATTTTCACTCACTCCTATTCGTTCCATGCGCATCGAGCGCGGACAATCGCAGCGCATTGCCATTGTGGGAACGATCGATGAATGCAAACGCGTAAGTAATTTACTACGACAAACTTCTGCGAATATAAGTTTCGCCGGCTTCGTGAGTTCACACGATGAAGAAAGTAAAGACAGCGCATTCCTCGGAAGATTCGGGCAACTCACCGACATCGTTACCATTTACGGAATTGATGAAGTTATTTTCTGCGCAAAAGATCTCGAAGCAAAGCAGATCATCGACCGCATGTCGCAGCTCGGTGATTCAAGGAAAGTAAGTTACAAGATCGCTCCGCCTGAAAGTCTTTCCATCATTGGTAGTAATTCCATTGACACGGCCGGAGATCTTTACGTGATTGACATTAACTCCGTGAATAAAACCGTGAACCGGCGCAACAAACGCGTCATCGATTTCGGAATTTCTCTTTTGTTCCTATCCACTTTTCCGCTTACGATATGGCTTGCAAAAAATCCCGGAGGATTCCTGAAAAATATTTTCTCCGTTCTTTTCGGAATGAAAACATGGGTAGGTTATGCTCCTTCTGCAAATGAAAATATTTTATTGCCGAAGATCCGTAAAGGCGTACTCGACCCGGCTGATGTTCTTCCCGCACAGCAGCGCACACGCGAGATCTGCGAACGGCTGAATCTTCTTTATGCCAAAGATTATAAAGTGGGAAATGATCTGCACATCATCAGGAAATCTTTAAGGGAATTGGGAAAGTGATTTCTACTTTACGAACTACGAACAACTCGCTTTGTCAGTACTTCGTAGTTCGTGCATTTCCTAATTCGTGCAGTAGTTGTATCGCAACACAACCAGTGCACATTACCTGACCAACTCTCCTACTGCGTCGTCTTTGTTTTTTTCCTGTGAATGGAATCGTGGTAGCGCTGTTTGAGTTCTGCCCAGGAATCAAAATCTTCTTTGTAAAAAATCCCCACGCCCTGTGTATAGGGTGAGTTTGCATTCGCATTCACGTTCGCATCGTTCGTGCGGTTGAACGCGCGCAGGCGCACTTTGCCATCGTCGGTTACTTTGTATTCTATATTCACATCGCCCACCCATTGCGTGGCGCCCACTGCAGTGCCCGTGGCCTGGCTCGCATTTACTTTTCCTGCATTCGCATCAATGGTAATTTTGTTATTCATGAGCTGTGTGCCCAGATAAACTTTCAGTTCCTGCGTGGTCATATCATCATTCGGCCTGTACTTCACTCCCATGTTTATGTCGGAACTGATTTGCGAGAGCCAGTTGTTTAGTGTGCCTGAAACAAAATTCGAAAGTAAAGTTGTGCCTGCACTTCCTGCACTTGTATTATTCGCAGCATTTGTTCCTTCGCGCAATTCTCCCGGCGTCATAAAACTATTGAGCACCATCAGCGAAAGTACCTGCCTGTTTTTTTCGAGATCAGACTGCGTGTAACTGCGCACGGTTTCCTGTATGGTCTGGTCGGCGGTAGGAAGACTGATGTCGAATCCTACACGCGGATTCATGAGCCGGTCATTGAGATGCATGATCACATCTACAGGATAACTTCTGTGATAGGCCTGG
Proteins encoded:
- a CDS encoding glycosyltransferase — encoded protein: MKLSVVIVNYNVEHFLEQCLHSVRRAAKNVETEIFVVDNNSVDGSVPMVREKFPEVNLIPNKENFGFSKANNQAIRKANGEYILLLNPDTIVEETTFEKVIAFMDAHAEAGALGVQMIDGKGNFLPESKRGLPTPAVAFYKMCGLAKLFPRSKKFGRYHLGYLDRNQTNKVEILSGAFMLLRKKALDKAGLLDEDYFMYGEDIDLSYRILLAGFKNYYFHDTRIIHYKGESTRKSTVNYVFVFYRAMIVFAKKHFSQKNARLFSILINFAVWLRAGAAIVTRFIRAIALPAFDAAVLLTGLYFIKSYYESNIRFTAGGSYSSHVVNIFFPVYVVVWLTSVYFSGGYDKPIRVLKIARGIFVGTAAILIMYALLPEDLRFSRALILFGSGWALASLFLSRFLFSLTPIRSMRIERGQSQRIAIVGTIDECKRVSNLLRQTSANISFAGFVSSHDEESKDSAFLGRFGQLTDIVTIYGIDEVIFCAKDLEAKQIIDRMSQLGDSRKVSYKIAPPESLSIIGSNSIDTAGDLYVIDINSVNKTVNRRNKRVIDFGISLLFLSTFPLTIWLAKNPGGFLKNIFSVLFGMKTWVGYAPSANENILLPKIRKGVLDPADVLPAQQRTREICERLNLLYAKDYKVGNDLHIIRKSLRELGK